In the genome of Dermacentor silvarum isolate Dsil-2018 chromosome 1, BIME_Dsil_1.4, whole genome shotgun sequence, one region contains:
- the LOC119437213 gene encoding histone H2A-beta, sperm, with amino-acid sequence MSGRAPAGKATKTTKAKSRSSRAGLLFPVGRIHRLMSKGHYADRIGAGAPVYMAAVLQYLTAEVLELAGNAARDNHKTLITPRHLQLAVRNDKELSKLLSGVTISEGGVLPNIPLELLPKKSGASQLHQNGP; translated from the coding sequence ATGTCCGGCCGGGCACCAGCAGGCAAGGCTACGAAGACAACGAAGGCAAAATCTCGATCTTCGCGTGCTGGACTTCTGTTCCCGGTGGGTCGCATCCACCGCCTCATGAGCAAAGGCCACTACGCAGACCGTATCGGGGCCGGCGCACCGGTCTACATGGCGGCTGTGCTGCAGTACCTGACGGCCGAAGTGCTCGAGCTGGCGGGAAACGCGGCTCGGGACAACCACAAGACGCTTATCACGCCCCGCCATTTGCAGCTGGCCGTGCGTAACGACAAGGAGCTCAGCAAGCTGCTGTCGGGCGTGACCATATCCGAGGGCGGCGTGTTGCCTAACATACCCCTGGAGCTACTCCCGAAGAAGTCCGGCGCAAGTCAGCTGCACCAGAACGGCCCCTAA